The genomic DNA TTCCAAGAATGGAAGCAAATAGCTgcgggataaaaaaaaacacctttggaAATTGTAGCTGACCAGAAACGATGACACTTCAGGATACTACGGGGTGTTGCTGACTTTCCATTCAGCGACACAATGAAATGACACTTTATACGTTCACGTTTACATTGTCACTTTTCCACACTTTCTGCactctgttttttaacatttaacagcagattatattaaaaaaaaaaaaaaaaatcctcttgaCTGGAAGAAGAACTCAGCACTAACTTCTTCACTACATCGTTTATGAACAATCAACATTATAGTCATTTGACTTCTTGAAGAACACATTTGGTAATAAATACCAAGCGAAAGCCGAAGGCTCGTtgctttaaccctcgtgttgtccttgggtcaaattgacccgttttcagtttttttaaaacgtcACAAAAAAAttggccgtcgaaataagcactgaaaatttcaacattttaaatattgaaaaactttggcaaaaacgccaaaaacataaaaaaaagccccaaaagaataaaaataagcacccacaacattgaaaaagtgacagaaatgtgggCAAAAAAgcgataatgttgaaaaaagtgaccaaaatgttgttgttttttcatggttgacgggaagacaacacaagggttaaacttgTGTTGCGTTTTAGGTATGAAGAACCACCGCCACAGTGTTGAACTGCTTAAAGTAAAGAGAGTTATGTTAGACCTGGTATTAGATTCGACATCATGAGAAATAGCCTAGGCTAAACAAGGCTTTGCTTTGGGTCAGGGATATCTTGTATAGTCAGATCTCCGTCACACAAGTCTGAGAAAAATCGTACCAACAACTTGAGATTTGAGTAGTCCAGTAGGTCTGAACAGACGGAGGTCTGTCTACATTAGATTTACTCAGCATAATAATTTACACTAATTCTTTGTTTGTTATTAAAGTGATGAGAGGCTCAACATCATCAACATGGACATTCACTCAATTAAGGACAGACAGTAATTAAAAGTTAAGCACAACAGCAGTACATTAATGacataagaaaaacaaaggatTAGGAAAAGCCTTAAATTACTCGTACtactacttacttacttactacatACTTCATGTAAGAAAAGGTAGCAATACACACTGTAGAAGTACTcggttacaagtaaaagtcctgtaatcaaaactttacttacgtaaaaatacaaaagtataGGCATTAGATTATACTTAGAGTACCAAAGGTAAATTTACTTATTATGCAGAATGGCACATTTCAGAATAACATAGATGTACATTATCAGATAATAATTAGTGAGGCATTTAGGTGTAAGCATCACTAATGTTTGCAGCTGGTAAATGTGGGGCTTATTTTAACTACTTTAGATACCATCAAAATACATACATCATTTATTAGTTGatgatattttgtattaataatctgTCTCTgaaaagtaaccagtaactaaaagTGCCAAAAGAAATGTAGTGAAGGGAAAAGTAGAATATTTGCCTTCGAGTATAATGTAACATAAAACGGAACTACTCAGTACAAGTACATCAAAATTGTACGtgcagtaaatgtacttagtaacACCCTACAACTGATTATTTGAAGTATTAGGCTAAGTCCTATTATGTGCTAACAGACAACATCCTAGAAGCACAACATTGAAGTTTGACAATATCCCACTCCATCCAAGTAGGAATTAGgttgattttaaaaagaaaataaccaGGAGATGGTCTCATCTGTGAACGCATGCAAAGATGCAGAAAAACCTGTCAACTTGGTTCTAACACAAAATCAAACTACATTATGACATATTGGGTGCTCCCAGCTGTGCTGTTTTCCTCATTAAAAATAGAGTTTAATTTAAATAGGCAGGGACCTTTAATTTACTCCGTAATGACAGAAATGACAACCTGATAGCCTTAAACCTTGAACATTAGCCTTCACCAGTTAGGTTTACATTTCCTTGAATGTGTCCTTATCATGATGACAGTGTCCTGTATGTCAAGGCTACATACTGTAGTGTTTCCTTTGCATTTTCTACAAAAGATAACGCGTCAAGTTCGAGGCCCGACAATACGGTTTGCCTGTTGCTGCAAGTGACGGATGTGATGGGAGTGGTGAGTGGGAAGTTTCTTCTAAACTGAGTGTGGGTAAGGTAAATATTACATTCACAAAAGTTCACATCAGCTCCAATGCTCGCACTTCAGAATGGCGTCAGACTTTTCATATCAAGTCCTTTGTTTTCACTAAGTGGGTATAAGGTTTAATCACAGGCCGCGCTGCCTCGGTTTGCTTGAGATCTTTCTTGCTACCAAGTAACTGTGCAACCAGGTAATGGACAAACTGAAAGCCTGCCAGCTTTGTTATCCGACACCAGAAGGCAACAGCATTGGTTCAGCAAGCAATGGCTTACAATAATATCAGAAATTGGTTGATTAATACACCTGAATGATGACATTAGGCCCACACTAAATGTTAAGTGAGTGGTAGTGTTCAGGTGGGAGGGAAAGAGCTCTGTGCACAGTTCAGTTGATTAACCTAACAGAAGACAAAATGTCATTTGGGTTTTGCTGCTCTCCTCAATGTTGTGGTGTCAGAAGGGTTAAACATTAATAGAAGAGGTGAGAGGTCGGGGGGGGCCTTATGGACGTCTCCTCACTGGACACGATCAAACAGACAGCCTGCAGGCCAGCCCTCTCCGAACACTGGTTCCTCCTCTTGGTTTACGCATCACTGCTTCCTGCTGCctcaaaaacaatgtttaacAACTGGACGGGTCATTCTGAGGGGCGAGCTGAATGTTTTATCTGTGACACTGCTGTTGTGAGTGGGGACATAGACCTTTTATTTCttataatttgttttacatGTTAAAGTAGGGAACGCACAGGTGTTACTGATAACACTAACAATGGCTCCCTTCCCATCAGAATCACCTAGTTCCCTGCAAAGTGGACTGCACAGGGAACTACGCCATGACACACTCTCAGAAAATGAAGTATATAATTGTACCTTTAGGGGTACAATGGCTCGTCACTGGGGCGGTACCCTCAAAGGGTACAGTTTTTGTACCCTTGGTATAGGGTACATATTTGTACCCttgtgttttaagttgagaTCAAGCAGCCAATCAGGGCTGGCTCTACATATTTGACACATCTTTCCACCAATCAAAATTAGTGAGCTGGCAGTCTCTGTCGCACTCTCCAGTAATTAGATGATGGATAATGTAGGCTatgcaatgcaaaaatgtttctgaTGAAACACACTGTTACAGTGAGAATCAgccatttgtgtgtttatatgtgttgtttttcgTTTACATGATCAATACAATGCCATAATTTCAGCAAACTGACTTACAAaacttttatttcctttatttcaagGCTACTCAAATATAGTGATAATTTTAAATCTACCTTAAATAATTAAGGTataattaaaacctttaaacaacttttacaaCAAATTTGGCTTGGCAGAGGCTGTCTCTTGATATTGGACCTTAACTTTTGAAATAAACGGtaaataaacatacacatatgtaccttttaatgcttgggaacatatatgtaccttttgACCCTCAAAAAGGTCCATATATGTTCCTTGAGGTCCAACCATGAGCCCTATGGGGTACGTTAGTATAGATTGTACCTTGGGGGACAGAAATGGACCCCTGCTGTACCCCTATTTCTGACAGTGTAAGTACGACTCCAAACAGTATGCAGCAAACAAGCTCAGTTCAGAGGGAAGAACACATCAACCGTTCATTACTTCGCCAGAAGTTGCCAAGCAAGATTTCCCACCAGCCACTGAGACTTGTTGAGATAGCACCGTACAGCTCGTAAATTAATCAAATCCCATTAATCACGAGTTCCATAATGGTAGCCGTTTCTGTTCTTAATCTAGTATTTCCGCATTGTAACATTCCCACAGTAGCAGCAACGTCTCCAAGGAGTTTACATTACCACGGTAACGCACGATGGAAGTGATATCCAGGCTACCTTAGTAACGTTGCAGGGTGTTCCGAATGGGGGAATTTTGTCTAGGGAACTTCCCTTAACCCGGGAGCAGGAcgactgtttatttacactgTGGAACGGAGCACAGCTTATGAGGACCCTGACACCAAAGAAGCAAAACGTGATTTAGTCATAATTACATGTATTATTAACACCTGTGCTATATTTAGAAAGTCGAAAAAGCTATCCATAACAAGAAAAAATGGCCAAACCAACCATTGGCTAACCAACATATCGCAGGTTAAATGCACATTGTTACACTACAAAAgttacaaagacacaaaacaatcaTAACACATTTGTCATAGATTTCTATTGTTAAATactatcataataataataataataatataataacaacatAGGCTATTTACAAAGCAACCTGAACAAAAAGACTTGTTTCCTGTTTAGTCTatattaaaattgaataaaaggtaataaatataataaattataatagGTGACATtgacaaaattacattttatttgggtATAATTATTGGAAATctacaataataatatttcatgtatactAGAGTTATGTACCACAGTCCCTGAGTTACAGATAGTCATTGTAAGGATGACCAAGGACTTACTTTATAGACATGTATTGTTCATTTTATTCatatcaacacacaaaaatgttgttACCCAATTGTAATGCAGctgctaaggagaggaagacatttaatattaaaattaaattaacattacattaaaataatgatatctaatctaataatatCATAACATAGACCCTAGATCAATCTATTTCCCACTCTGATAATCTATAAATAACTTGAAACttgttaagaaaaaaacacagacaaaatatATGCACAGAGTTTAAGATACACTCGTTAACAACTGCGTTGTAACATGAGTCCAAACTCACTTTTGGAGTCCTGATGTAATGGAGTGTAGGAGTATAAAATATTGATGGTACTCATCAATACTTCAGTGTAATTACTGTATGTGTCAACAGGTGTCCTAAGCCCTCACACAAAGAATATGGTACATCTAAACGCCAGGATCTATGTAAAACTACTATCAGTGGTAACTATGTACATTAACTCGAGTGCTGCAATTTTGAAacacttgtactttacttgagtatttccattttcttctcCTTTATACTTCTACTAGACTAAAACTCAGACAATATTGTCCTTTTTACTCCACATTTATTTGATGGCCTTAGCTACAAGCTACTTTTCAGATTACTAATACAAACCAATACGTACATTATAATGTATAATCATATGAAGATAAGAGCAGACTTATATGTATGAAtattacatataatatataaagttGGCTAATTAAAATGCCCCCACCCTTTCCAGCTGCAACTAAGCTGTAATGCACATGTACAGTAATGTACATGACTGCATTAATCATTATAATCCCCTAATAGAAAAAACATTATTCtgacatgtactgtactttcatatttttatgCTCATACTTTTGTTCTTTTACATAAGTGAAATTTTAATTGCAGGACTTTGTAACAGATTATTTCTAGAATGTGTTAAtgctacttttaaaaaaacacatgaataaccTAAACAGACTTAGATCTGGTTTGCTAAGAAGTGTCTAAGACGTGTACAAGTACACACTACTTGTACACGTCTTAGACCTAATGCACTAGTTGGATACAATCCAAGTGTGCTGCACAGCCAGATGTTTCATGGCCACACAGCTGTTAGTCtggtccaaaaaaaaacaggccttGGTTAGTAACTTGACCATATATTTGCTAGGTTgtgttgggggcaaaaaaaaaaatccagctaGCACATAATCTTACAGAGCATCCATTGTTGTAATGCAAACCTGACAAATGTAATAAACACGTTCAGGTTACAGCAACCTGCTCAGGTAAAAAATCTCTGACGTCGCGTGACCCCTCCTGACTGCACCAGGGAGCCCCAAATGACTCAATAAACAAAGAATGTACTTTCCGGTACGcggtttaataaaaaagaacctaACTCAATGTATTGTACATATAGAAAAGGAGTGGGacacttgttttgtgttgtttttgacgTAAAAATTATGCCGACACAAAAGCCAGGTGAAGGTGGGACAAGGTTCCGCTTGGGCTGCTTTTAGTGTTAGACTTGAATAGACTACAGGTTTATTTCAGGTTTAATTATTACAGGGGAACAGAGAGAGGCATTAAACATCTTAAAGTATGTTTTCTGATCAGATAAGATGATATAGCAGGTTATCGAAAGGGTTTACTAACTAAGTTGTGAAAGTCATTAAGAAATATTAGGCAAAGAATAGACACTTACCGAGCGGTTCGACCGTCGCTTTTTAGATCCGCGCAGAAACATGGTGTCGGTTagatgttaaaaaacacaaaaaatgcgTTTTCAAATGAACAAACGGGGGGAAGACACACCGAGGTATTTTAAGTCACGCAGCCTGTGCTGGACAAACTACATCATGTCCCCCTCCAGCTTGCCCCGGACTCCTCCTTCCGCCCTAACCCTTAGCTAGCTACTTTGGCAACTGACAAGCTAGCCTCACTGAAAAACGTGACTTCGGGCTGACCTTTCAAAGTAATACACTTATTAACTATATATTTGACATTTCGTAAGCAGAGACAAGGTAAAAAGCTATAGtaaaaccattttttaaataaatacacattacaCCATTTTAATTGTCAAGATAGTAACTAGCAAACTCTTAAAATTCAAACGGATAACGaccctgcttttattttgaagggccAGGCGCTTAACAGCCATCGTGGCGGACCGTACCTAGCTAACTTGACGAAGAGCTCCAACTTTACCTTCCCCGTCCATAAACCTGAACACAGGCCGCGTTAATGGACCCAAAGTTTGCCATTTACTTCACCTAGGCTACAAGAAGTACATACAAATGCTTCTCCCTTGACAAAGTGTTAGAAATCCCTCACACTTTCTGATTTATACCATGTTTagtctttatttattatctgcaGTCTGGTTCTTAAATCGGGAAGACACTCAGGGGATGAGGTTTAATGCATATTTCAAAATAACTATTTAGACGAGGAAATATGTACACGtgtttggggaggggggggagttATTGCAGTCGGGCTGCCACGGCAACAGTAGCAGCAACAACATGGGGGAATTAGGAATTAGAAAAAGAAGTCAGTATGAGCCCAAACAAAGGATTATCATTCCACTGTAGGTCTTTAAAATGACATGGGCCTGGTGGGTACTGTAAGGGTCATTCCAACTGAAAGGCAGCAGCACAGAGGAAAGCAAAACAGGAAAGGATTTTCTCaatgtaatctgaaaatgaAAGAGCATGCACAACTGTCTGCAATATAACCATTTCAGATGAGACTGGAGATCAGAGATGCATGCTGCAGGTCAGTAAAAATCTTGGCAGTGTGTGTAAAAAATATAATTCCTGGGAACATCTAAACACCAACAACCTGATGAGAGACTGGAGGAAACACCACCATAGCTATATGGATGTTTTTGCAATTACATATTAACTCTTACACCTGGCTGATGGGACAGTGGCCTTTAAATTAGCAATTCATTCCAGATGAGTAGCCATCTGCTTCCATCTAGTGGTAATCTGATAGAAGACAACTTCCATCCCAAGTATAGCCGGCAACATATGCAGTCAGTTACGGTTTTGTTGAATAAAGCCATAAACATCATGGTTAAGTGGTAAGATTAGTGTGAAATATATATGACAAAAACAGATTTCCTTTGTAGTAATAATGGCTTTTATTTCCCAAAGCAAGGCTGCTTTGCATTTCGAAATGACAAACTGCAGACTTTTGTGAAGCATGTTAGAAAAAATAAGAAGGCAATGTTTTACTTGGAAAAATAACCACCAAAGGGTAGAGGAATAAGTTACAGAACCTTTTAAAATTGCGATATTCACATAATAAAattcctttcttcttttatttttctatctccatcacaaaaacatgaacCCAAAAAAACTGGACTGTActtcttgacagaaaaaaatgtattacaaatgtaagaaaaaaatgaaccTGAGCAAGAGACAAAGTAGAACCTGGTGAATGACACTGTTGAACGTGATTGATGGTTAGTGGACGTCTAACGCCTCTGATGATGCAGACTAAACTAATTAACAACTAATATAATATACCCTTTATTAATTAGTACAAAGACAGCCAAACGATTGCTGATTAGGCCACTTCAAATGTTTAGGGTTCAAGAATATAAGACGAAAAAGAGGAAGGAACTGGTTAATTTGAATGAGACGTTAAGGCACTGTAACATACGGGGAGCACTCTAAAGCGCAATGATTAAATAACAGAGAAGGAAATGTTTGGCCAGCTGAGAAACCTCTCtggaaatacaaaatacacactcAGGACGTGCATAATTATGATGTTAAACAATTCCTAACTACCCACTCATTGTCATTATTTCTTAAGTCCAAATGGCAGAGTTACTTCTTACTACAGCAATCCTTTAACAGTAGATGTGTATTAGACAAGCTGCTTGATGACATCCATTGCCTGTTATTTACAGTTTTCCCTTTTTAATCAGTGGTACATTAAGGTTGCAGTAAAGGTTTTGTGAGGGGAATTCCTCATGTAGACAcgattttgttttgtcttgacGTGCGGGCGGTACCACTCACTTTGGCTGCGTTGTCCTCCTCTCGGGCACGTCCCTTAAAGAAATCTCTCATCTGTTCACACCATACGGTAGCATTGATTAAACTGTGACCTGTTCATTTTATTGTCCATTGTCCTTTCTGATCCACTCGTTTGTTAACTTCTGCACAACTTCCTCTTTGTTCTTCTGCTGAATTCTTGGCAGACGTGCATGTGTCGGAGTGCTTAAACTCTGTcgtctgtaaaaaaagaaaaacattggagataAAACGTGTTGTGCATATCAAAATAGAGCAGCTTATTGTCAcgagtgtgttttgtgtgtatcaTAACAGTTAACATCTGGCGCTCTCACCGGTAGAAGCTGCCGTGTGCTGCATGTTGCTCTTGACTTGCAAAAAGATGGTGTAGGTGTCGTAGGCAAAGAGTATGCCCGCGATCAGACCAAAGACCTAATAAACAACAACTCAGCATCAGAATCCCAATGATAACAAACAATCAAGTTCACATAGTCACATAAAACACCTCAAAGTTGCATATTGCAAACAAAATGTAATAGAAATACTTGAAAACACTATAAAGTGCTCTTAATAATTTAttaaggatcaataaagagaagtctaagtctaagtctaaataGAATAACTTATGTTACATAGCTAAAGACAAATGGCTTTAAAAATCTCAGAACTGCTGTGCTGCTAACACCAGAAGACATTTGTAGTCCCGGACTGCTATCATGTTGATTTGAGGGTGTACAAACTACAACTGATCTTACATGAGACATACTCATTACAAGATTATTCCCCAACTGGAGTAATAACTGTAGTTTTCAACAGAAGCATGCAGGAAGTGACTGTCGggtcaaatgtgtgtgtgtttaggtgcaGATGGGTTTGCACATGCCACAAGAAAGACACCAGACGGCACACCACGCAAATATTTAAAGAAGTGAAATAGTTCATAAAAGAATGACTAGACTGagtaaaaaactaaactacaaACGGATTCTTAGCGATATTAATATGAAATGTCCTTAATCTAACTGTAAAAGCAAACAGAGACTGGGAGTGGTGCTTTGTGTTGTGAGAAACTTGAATATGATAATTTATTGTAATGCCGCTGCAGGCTTCACTCTTTGATACCCTGTTACTGCACCTCATCATTCTAGAAAGACGTCAGCTGTGTCGACACCATCCTCACGTCCCCCTGCTTGTGTACGGGTTCGTTTCTCATGTCACTCCAGCTGCTTTTTAATTTCCCATGAAGTTGTGATGACTCTTATTGCATTACTAATAGAATCAGTGGCTGTATGCTGTACTCTAACTTGGGCCTGAGTGTGTGTTTCAACAGCCTACCACCCTGCCTCATTTTTCCCGTGCACTCTAAATGGATGCCACTCTTTTCTCATCCCAGACTCATCTCCAAGGTTTACCAGCTACTGTGGCTGTTATGGTATgttttagttgttctttgtttgtGCAAAGTGGAAAACGTTGTGTGTGGACATTGGACTGGAAGCTGTACTGTCGTATGGTGTCAGGAAGGAAGCATGACATATAATTTGAGATGGCCATATTACTCAATACTGACTGAGTGTGTTCCCTTAGAGATTGTGTGTTGGTTAAACACGTCAGACGTTGAGAAAACCCCCCTTGGCATCAGTTTCCACACCTAAGCATACATGTATACGATAAAACAGATCCATTCATAACAGTTAATGGTtgtcaaaacaaacaataaaacatgcaCGTGAACAGTTTTGGCATTCAGTTAACAATAACTGACCCCGCCTGCGATACGAGCGCCGTCCCCGGACCCTCCGATTACACAGATCAGAGAGGTGATGATGTAAAGGGCCGCACCAATACCAGCACGGAAAAGGTCCTGCACACAAGGGAGAAGCAGACGATGAAGCATTGTTGTGCAACTAtgcacgtgtgtgcgtgtgtgtatgtgtgtgttagagcaCGACCAATATATCGGTGGgacgatattaggcatttcccaatctattggtatcggcattaataatggccgataaataaataaatatatatatatatatataaaaaaaaaatcattcatcagaatcatttataatgacaattgaatgattctgataaatgagtatttaaaaaataaaataaaaacggacagtacaccatgttatgagtgttggcgttgcatgtttgtccaccaaacactgatttttttttttttgttaatgtgtttttgttgaaagGAATTTAAGTTTCAtgtcttaagtttgtatttttatacgttttctttatcagaacatatttattttgatgttcctctgttctgttgtgacaccaaaacaaattattatcatattgttttagtgagaactcataactaactacaaataacttagggaaatctgtttatgtttggtTACATGTTTctggatattatttttttaaatatataatcggaatattggatttttacatacccaaatatttgtatcggtatcaaccttaaaaaatcctttatcggtcgggctctagtgtgtgtgtgtgtgtgtgtgtgtgtgtgtgtgtgtgtgtgtgtgtgtgtgtgtgtgtgtgtgtgtgtgtgtgtgtgtgtgtgtgtgcgcctgctgTAAGACCATGTGCTAAGACATGCAGAGGACTCACGGTCCAGACCCAGTTGATCACTAGGATCTGCTTGTCCAACTCCATCATGAAGATGCCAAAGAAGAACATGGCGAAGATCATCTCGCAGATGGCGACGGCCGAGTAGCCTCCGTACATGGAGGCAGCGTAGCAGATGATGATAATGAAACTGAGCAACTAAGAGAGGATGGAGGGGGGGGAAGCAATAAACAGAGAGATTAACGATTTTGGAAATGGTGAAGATATTCCAGaacacatcagggagaaaaTCAGACATCACGACAGTCTTGACCAAATACGTCGATGTCGATATTGCGACGGtatagacctttttcacggcagacattATGACTTAtaatagtaggaaaagcacagctgaaattgataaccttaacGATGGCTCCATTCCATTAAGTGTCCCAGTGAGCTATTTCAGTGAggcagcatgcacaataccagggcctctcctaagtggaGCGCAGCCATCATTAACTGGtcaataatagaacagctagaccagtctggtaagttcagaaaatgacataagtttactgtaatgcagccacTTACGCcatattactatattataagtactttaaccctcatgttgtccttgggtcaaattgacccgtttccctatatcaatgttgtttttaactacccaaaaataacatgattgattccacacaacgctctttggcaagtacaaatctctactttcattaattttgcggtgtcttattcaattttatagcatttgaaaaaaagtgtttttgaaatagtattgaataaaagttgacatattccagtctgtgattatccatcaacataccttcctttaattttagtctaaataattcctaatttctgcttttctaactcaaacattaggtataatttcctataaatgaggtttattgaccataaattccaaaaaataactgtaaaactaaagttaataaatgtTATGTGgagttgaaaacgtcaaaaaaagtgagaaacattgaaaaaaaagcgtcagaagtgttgaaaaagggacaaatacgtaaaaaaaagtttaaaacattgataaaaagtatcaaaagagtgtgaattttcaattttgatgggaagacaacacaagggttatacGAAATCTAAGACGATTTCTAGtccaatatatcaatattgatgtaatatcgatatatttccCACCCTACATCAGGGTCACGCCAGGAAACTAACAGAGCTGGCCAACTTTCTTCTGTTAAACTTTGCAGGCGACTTGACAGAACAGCTGCAATTCACCTGAGAGAGGACGACTCATCTCCACGCTCAGTAATAGATTACTATCTGTGTCCACTAAATAGCCAGGGCCAGTCAGACAGTAAACCCCTCCAACAAGGGCAGAACTGTTTCATCTACTCCAGTCAGTTCCTAATTCAGCATCCACATAACAACAAGCGTTTTTGGCCAAGAAAAATGCTGCTTTCTTCTTCGATTTACGGCACGAGTTTGTTCCATCAAGCTCTTATTTTTCCATATGAGGGGAAAAATTCAGCATGCATTCTTCTCGGTACATTCCACTGAAATTGTGCCAATGTGCAAAAATCATACA from Etheostoma spectabile isolate EspeVRDwgs_2016 chromosome 7, UIUC_Espe_1.0, whole genome shotgun sequence includes the following:
- the plp2b gene encoding proteolipid protein 2b, which gives rise to MADTTASNPAANCVEKLKSYVKTQKGVILAAEILLSFIIIICYAASMYGGYSAVAICEMIFAMFFFGIFMMELDKQILVINWVWTDLFRAGIGAALYIITSLICVIGGSGDGARIAGGVFGLIAGILFAYDTYTIFLQVKSNMQHTAASTDDRV